Proteins encoded by one window of Engraulis encrasicolus isolate BLACKSEA-1 chromosome 21, IST_EnEncr_1.0, whole genome shotgun sequence:
- the si:dkey-88n24.6 gene encoding uncharacterized protein si:dkey-88n24.6, whose translation MRDARRTWRAAQSYCREHHTDLASVKNKEEQEELKWQGYHNWIGLFRDDWVWSDQNKSSFRDMVGSHMCSEASFLLSLRCGWACASCVPWTSGTGPPGRASATPTGPREAGLGGRSVGQGWRGGQGRCSLEGSSSGSACPRAPDSTSSVPLRRCCECPAGVSRMLLASCVC comes from the exons ATGAGGGATGCAAGAAGGACCTGGAGGGCAGCTCAGAGCTACTGCAGGGAACACCACACAGACCTGGCGAGTGTGAAGAacaaggaggagcaggaggagttgAAGTGGCAGGGCTATCACAACTGGATCGGCCTGTTCAGAGACGACTGGGTGTGGTCCGACCAGAACAAGTCCTCCTTCAG AGACATGGTTGGATCTCATATGTGCTCAGAAGCATCCTTTCTTCTGTCGCTCAG GTGTGGCTGGGCCTGCGCTTCATGTGTCCCCTGGACATCTGGCACTGGACCACCAGGCAGAGCGTCTGCTACACCAACTGGGCCGCGGGAGGCTGGACTGGGAGGGAGGAGTGTGGGgcagggatggaggggagggcaggggcggTGCAGTCtggagggcagcagcagtgggtcaGCCTGCCCGAGAGCACCAGACTCAACTTCATCTGTGCCACTGAGGAGG TGCTGTGAGTGTCCTGCAGGGGTGTCCAGGATGCTGCTGGCCTCTTGTGTCTGCTGA
- the ndrg2 gene encoding protein NDRG2, which translates to MTTEMQEIAITEEKPLLTGQGQADPAKDAAEIAARILLDQGQEHSIETPHGVLHATLHGTGNTRRPAILTFHDVGLESKSCFSTLFKFEEMQEIVKNFTVVHLDAPGQEEGAAVYPNGYQYPPMELLAEMIPAVLQYFNFRTVIGVGVGAGAYVLSKFTLSNPELVEGLVLVNIDANSRGWMDWAAQKLTTLTSSVTEQILSHLFSQEEMSANTELLQSHRERMNKAPNLANIDLFWKSYNSRRDLNIDRNSTFKCPVMLVVGDQAPYEDAAVECNSKMDPTTTSFLKMADAGGMPQLTQPAKLTEAFKYFIQGMGYMASSCMTRLSRSRTTSLSSSYSMEGSRSRSRTLSQGSQGGQLPPSPSHTMEVSC; encoded by the exons ATGACGACTGAGATGCAGGAGATCGCCATCACGGAGGAGAAGCCTCTGCTGACGGGTCAGGGGCAGGCCGACCCTGCCAAG GACGCAGCAGAAATTGCTGCAAGGATATTGCTGGACCAAGGGCAG gAGCACAGCATTGAGACGCCCCATGGGGTTCTGCACGCCACTCTCCACGGCACAGGAAACACACGCAGGCCAGCCATCCTCACCTTCCACGACGTCGGACTGGAGA gcAAGAGCTGCTTCTCCACCCTCTTCAAGTTTGAGGAGATGCAGGAGATTGTGAAGAACTTCACCGTGGTCCACCTGGATGCTCCAGGGCAGGAGGAGGGGGCGGCCGTCTACCCcaacgg GTACCAGTACCCTCCCATGGAGCTACTAGCTGAGATGATTCCCGCTGTGCTGCAGTACTTCAA CTTTCGTACTGTAATTGGTGTGGGAGTGGGAGCAGGAGCGTACGTCCTCTCCAAATTCACA TTGAGCAATCCTGAGTTAGTGGAGGGCTTGGTGCTGGTCAACATCGATGCCAACTCCCGAGGCTGGATGGACTGGGCAGCACAGAAG CTCACCACACTGACGTCTTCCGTCACCGAACAGATCCTGAGTCACCTCttcagtcag GAGGAAATGTCCGCCAACACAGAGCTGCTGCAGTCTCACAGAGAGCGGATGAATAAAGCGCCAAACCTGGCCAACATTGACCTGTTCTGGAAGAGCTACAACAG TCGCAGAGATCTGAACATCGATCGCAACAGCACATTCAA ATGTCCCGTCATGCTTGTGGTAGGGGACCAGGCCCCATATGAAGATGCTGCC GTGGAGTGCAACAGCAAAATGGACCCAACAACGACCTCTTTCCTGAAG ATGGCAGATGCAGGTGGCATGCCACAGCTTACTCAG cctgcAAAGTTGACTGAGGCATTCAAGTACTTCATCCAGGGAATGGGCTACA tgGCATCGTCCTGCATGACGCGCCTGTCACGGTCTCGCACCACCTCCCTGTCTTCCTCCTACTCCATGGAGGGCTCGCGCTCGCGCTCACGCACCCTCTCCCAGGGCTCCCAGGGCGGGCAGCTGCCACCCAGCCCCTCCCACACCATGGAGGTGTCCtgttga